A single region of the Lates calcarifer isolate ASB-BC8 linkage group LG16_LG22, TLL_Latcal_v3, whole genome shotgun sequence genome encodes:
- the LOC108897250 gene encoding neurofilament light polypeptide: MDNRVGFPHRTAQYDYLQYKPMRSGLDTSVVLMGTSADMNRSNPLSGKFNEKELMHGLNGRLAGFIEKVHQLERQNHLLEREIEEIRGKAKPASCLEEEYGPELMNLRQMVQDITHQKHQIEIEHQNLEEELSNLRRQYEQEARSRSDAEGSIMVLKKDISDAYQAKLQLDKKAQSLVDEIHFLKKNHEAEVSEMSDQIVGLQVTVKAHEFGNPGVTAALRDIRAQLEGHAVTDVQQVGETFRAQFARLTEAAESKREALKATQQEIQEYRRRLQAKNIELDCAKGTREALEKQMHEVEDRHKEEIIHYQNTIKELENELINCKFDMSGYLREYQDLLNVKMALDVEILSYRKLLCGEEARLSTVSDTHISLPYIYHQSPVYTLPCLSRPGGPHRRAEPQYKFVEEIITETTREIEMSEFEETGSEETDVGKDEQECTKRDRGGSEEETNYKDSGEDESEQVSESQQNQVASVGDSVSGGDDGDQGSPGGTDDGEKEEESEEREAVETEGDGGIDKNAQSKVLLSESLDEEESKEHEKVSENMKEGKEDAVTKVTVKKDLSSKPDDLKPEVTVENETANDKKEDAQKDSFISVQEKKPVDETLAQVPKESEKTQELSSAAQEPDKKTADITEETKRILPIETQEPSEKAQETSSTTIKGEEKSHTEGKEINESEAAKGEDKVAKSTLDARHDSNKGQDQEPSLKSDVKSLPEVKDQKPISGEKTKTDQTMLPNEKTTTSAEIKETHQKGPESSQAQKSELTEGLEKTRDPQGKTEKVESSKSEK, from the exons ATGGATAACAGAGTAGGCTTCCCGCACAGAACCGCTCAATATGACTATTTACAATACAAACCGATGCGTTCGGGATTAGACACCAGCGTCGTGTTGATGGGGACGTCCGCGGACATGAATCGGAGCAATCCGTTATCTGGAAAGTTTAATGAGAAAGAATTGATGCATGGCTTGAACGGTCGCCTCGCGGGATTCATAGAGAAGGTGCACCAGCTGGAGCGCCAGAATCAtctgctggagagagaaatagaggagATCAGGGGGAAAGCGAAACCCGCATCTTGCTTGGAGGAGGAGTACGGACCCGAGCTCATGAATCTGAGACAAATGGTTCAGGATATCACTCATCAGAAGCATCAGATTGAAATTGAGCATCAGAATTTAGAGGAAGAGCTATCCAACTTGAGAAGACAGTACGAGCAGGAGGCGCGTAGCAGATCAGATGCCGAGGGCAGCATCATGGTCCTGAAGAAGGACATCAGTGACGCCTATCAGGCTAAACTACAGCTGGACAAGAAAGCGCAGTCTCTCGTGGATGAAATCCACTTCCTGAAGAAAAACCACGAGGCCGAGGTGTCAGAGATGTCGGACCAAATCGTGGGTCTGCAGGTGACCGTCAAGGCGCACGAATTTGGCAACCCCGGCGTCACTGCGGCACTCCGGGACATCAGGGCGCAGCTGGAAGGTCACGCTGTGACCGACGTCCAGCAGGTAGGAGAAACTTTCCGGGCTCAGTTTGCGAGATTGACAGAGGCAGCTGAGTCCAAGAGAGAGGCTTTAAAAGCGACCCAGCAGGAGATACAGGAGTACAGGAGACGACTGCAGGCCAAAAACATCGAACTTGACTGCGCTAAAGGCACCAGGGAAGCGCTGGAGAAGCAGATGCATGAGGTCGAAGATCGCCATAAGGAGGAAATTATCCACTATCAG AACACAATCAAAGAACTTGAAAACGAGCTGATAAATTGCAAATTTGATATGTCTGGTTACCTGCGGGAGTATCAGGACCTATTGAATGTGAAGATGGCTTTGGATGTGGAGATACTATCTTACAG GAAACTTCTCTGTGGCGAAGAAGCTCGGCTATCCACAGTGTCGGACACTCACATATCCTTGCCCTACATCTACCACCAGTCCCCTGTCTACACCCTCCCCTGCCTCAGCCGGCCGGGCGGCCCACACAGGCGAGCGGAGCCCCAGTACAAGTTTGTAGAGGAGATCATAACGGAGACCACCAGGGAAATTGAGATGTCAGAATTCGAGGAGACAGGATCAGAGGAGACTGATGTAGGAAAAGACGAGCAGGAGTGTACCAAAAGGGATAGAGGGGGCAGTGAGGAGGAGACGAATTATAaagacagtggagaggatgAAAGTGAGCAGGTGTCTGAGAGTCAGCAGAATCAAGTAGCATCGGTAGGAGATTCAGTGAGTGGAGGTGATGATGGGGATCAAGGGAGTCCTGGTGGGACAGATGATggtgaaaaagaagaagagtcagaggagagagaagcagtTGAGACTGAAGGGGATGGTGGCATTGATAAAAATGCACAAAGCAAAGTTTTACTAAGTGAGAGCCTCGATGAGGAAGAAAGTAAGGAACATGAAAAAGTATCTGAAAACATGAAGGAAGGGAAAGAGGATGCAGTGACAAAGGTAACAGTTAAGAAAGATCTCTCCTCAAAACCAGATGATTTGAAACCAGAGGTCACTGTGGAGAATGAAACAGCAAACGATAAAAAAGAAGACGCTCAGAAAGATAGTTTTATCTCGGTTCAGGAGAAGAAGCCAGTTGATGAGACCTTGGCCCAAGTTCCTAAAGAATCAGAAAAAACTCAAGAGCTGAGCAGTGCTGCTCAAGAGCCAGATAAGAAAACTGCAGATATtacagaagagacaaagaggatTCTTCCCATAGAGACACAGGAGCCTTCAGAAAAGGCTCAAGAAACTTCAAGTACAACAATCAAGGGTGAGGAAAAAAGCCATACAGAGGGAAAGGAAATCAATGAATCTGAAGCTGCAAAAGGTGAGGATAAAGTAGCAAAGAGCACTCTAGATGCTAGACATGATAGCAATAAAGGGCAAGATCAAGAGCCGTCTCTAAAATCTGATGTGAAAAGTCTTCCTGAAGTGAAGGATCAGAAGCCAATCAGTGGAGAGAAAACTAAAACAGACCAAACTATGTTGCCAAATGAAAAGACAACTACTAGTGCAGAAATCAAAGAGACACATCAGAAGGGACCGGAGAGCAGTCAGGCTCAGAAATCAGAGCTGACTGAAGGTTTAGAGAAAACAAGAGATCCTCAAGGTAAAACTGAGAAGGTAGAGAGCAGTAAGTCTGAGAAATAA
- the vdac2 gene encoding voltage-dependent anion-selective channel protein 2 has translation MAVPPSYADLGKSAKDIFNKGYGFGLVKLDVKTKSASGVEFKTSGSSNTDTSKVAGSLETKYKRSEYGLTFTEKWNTDNTLGTEITVEDQIAKGLKLTFDTTFSPNTGKKSGKVKTAYKREYVNLGCDVDFDFAGPTIHGAAVVGYEGWLAGYQMSFDTAKSKMTQNNFAIGYKTGDFQLHTNVNDGAEFGGSIYQKVSDKLETAVNLAWTAGSNSTRFGIAAKYQLDKDASISAKVNNNSLVGVGYTQTLRPGVKLTLSGLVDGKNINAGGHKLGLGLELEA, from the exons ATGGCCGTGCCTCCCTCATATGCTGACTTGGGCAAGTCTGCCAAAGACATCTTCAACAAAGGCTATG GATTTGGCCTGGTGAAGCTTGATGTCAAGACAAAGTCAGCCAGTGGAGTG GAATTCAAAACATCTGGTTCCTCCAACACGGATACCAGCAAAGTTGCAGGTAGCCTGGAAACTAAATACAAGAGGTCAGAATACGGTCTGACCTTCACCGAGAAGTGGAACACTGACAACACCTTGGGAACAGAAATCACTGTTGAAGATCAG ATTGCCAAGGGACTGAAGTTGACTTTTGACACAACCTTCTCACCAAACACTGG CAAGAAGAGTGGCAAAGTTAAGACCGCCTACAAGCGCGAGTACGTTAACTTGGGCTGCGATGTCGACTTTGACTTCGCCGGCCCCACCATCcatggagctgctgttgttggcTACGAGGGGTGGCTCGCCGGATACCAGATGAGCTTTGACACAGCAAAATCCAAGATGACCCAGAACAACTTTGCCATCGGTTACAAGACGGGAGACTTCCAGCTGCATACCAATGT TAATGATGGAGCTGAGTTTGGAGGCTCCATCTACCAGAAGGTGAGCGACAAGCTGGAGACAGCAGTCAACCTGGCCTGGACTGCTGGCAGCAACAGCACACGCTTTGGTATTGCAGCCAAATACCAGCTGGACAAGGATGCCTCCATCAGT GCTAAAGTGAACAACAATAGCCTTGTTGGTGTTGGGTACACCCAGACTCTTAGACCAG GCGTGAAACTCACCCTGTCTGGCCTGGTCGatggaaagaacatcaatgcAGGAGGCCACAAGCTGGGTCTGGGCTTGGAACTGGAAGCCTAA
- the LOC108897226 gene encoding uncharacterized protein LOC108897226, with protein sequence MISLAVDWLMLFSCTLTDMAVHLGFLLILNGLIGIHSITAVSKVSVRAGDSITIPCLYGSQYRNHVKYLCKGYYWSFCSEVVKTNQPHSSGKFSISDDKTQRIFNVTIKALTNDDTDYWCAVEINQGGDIKKYFHLSVARGTPSLYVDHQEMTGFNGDSVTISCKYTTAGEMKWCRLGGNCVTGSSGSIDGTTVTINSSVRNVFIVTMSGLTTQSSGWYLCVKGDFQMPVHVTVNDTPTTTSLATRRHFTTLSPPAGPVNLTSVSPDETLNSSVSVKLMSYIIPLSVLIFIVMMTLFIWFLCKRNKHTEEESSATATAEEVLTYTTVKHERKLDQAEAEVTYSNVKYTKKPSHKRSVAKSDEEVTYSSVVTTKQQPVQRAKAEDVTHSRLAKHQQNLYILPCYLAHMLKAQSNSMFLCVINYCNSCLKRRTFNLCSYKNQEVENQPIPAFSVLFYLTLLTDMAVHLSFLLILSGLTGIHSITTVSKLSVRAGDSIIIPCLYDSQYRDHVKYLCKGYYWSSCSEVVKTNQPYSSGKFSISDDKTQRIFTVTIKDLTDKDTDYWCAVEINRGDDIRKYFHLSVTRGMPSLYVDHQEMTGFNGDSVTVSCNYRNSEAMKWCRLGGDCVTGSSGSTDGTRVTINSSVHNVFTVTMSGLTTQSSGWYLCVKGDFQMPVHVTVTETPTTTTLATTRYFTTLSPSAEPLNLTSVSPDETLNSISIHLRSFIIRMSVLTFIVIMGLFTWCMFKKYSLTEAESTISVDFTA encoded by the exons ATGATTAGCCTTGCTGTTGACTGGCTCATGTTGTTTAGTTGCACACTTACTGACATGGCTGTTCATCTGGGCTTTCTTCTCATCCTCAATGGACTAATAG GAATTCACAGCATAACCGCAGTCAGTAAAGTGTCAGTGAGAGCTGGTGATTCGATCACTATCCCATGTCTCTACGGATCACAATACAGAAACCATGTGAAATACTTGTGTAAAGGATATTATTGGTCCTTCTGCTCTGAAGTAGTTAAAACAAATCAACCACATAGTTCAGGAAAGTTTTCAATCTCTGATGACAAAACCCAAAGAATTTTTAATGTCACTATTAAAGCTCTAACGAATGACGACACTGATTACTGGTGTGCTGTGGAGATCAATCAAGGGGGTgatatcaaaaaatattttcacctgTCAGTCGCCAGAG GTACACCCAGTCTGTATGTGGATCATCAGGAAATGACAGGATTTAATGGAGATAGTGTAACCATCAGTTGTAAGTATACAACTGCTGGTGAAATGAAGTGGTGCAGGCTGGGCGGGAACTGTGTGACAGGGTCATCAGGATCAATAGATGGAACAACAGTGACCATCAATTCAAGTGTCCGCAATGTTTTCATTGTGACTATGAGTGGACTGACAACACAGAGCAGTGGCTGGTATTTGTGTGTTAAAGGAGACTTTCAGATGCCAGTGCATGTCACTGTTAATGATACACCTACCACTA CCTCACTTGCAACAAGAAGACATTTTACCACCTTATCACCCCCTGCAGGACCTGTGAATCTCACTTCTGTTTCTCCAGATGAAACCCTTAACAG CAGTGTTTCAGTCAAACTAATGAGCTACATCATCCCACTGAGCGTGCTGATCTTCATTGTAATGATGACATTGTTCATCTGGTTTCTGTGTAAAAGAAACA AGCACACTGAGGAAGAATCATCAGCCACAGCAACA GCTGAAGAGGTTCTGACATACACTACTGTTAAACACGAGAGAAAACTGGACCAG GCTGAAGCGGAAGTAACATACAGCAATGTTAAGTACACGAAAAAACCTTCACACAAG AGGTCAGTTGCTAAGAGTGACGAGGAAGTGACGTACAGCTCTGTGGTTACTACCAAACAACAACCTGTACAAAGG GCCAAAGCTGAGGATGTTACACATAGCAGGTTGGCTAAACACCAGCAAAACCTGTACATTTTACCCTGTTACCT TGCTCACATGCTCAAAGCACAAAGTAACTCCATGTTTTTGTGCGTCATCAATTACTGCAACAGTTGCCTTAAAAGGAGGACATTTAACTTGTGCAGCTACAAAAATCAGGAAGTAGAAAATCAGCCCATCCCTgcattttcagtgttattttatttgactCTACTCACCGACATGGCCGTTCATCTCAGCTTTCTTCTCATCCTCAGTGGACTCACAG gaATTCACAGCATAACCACAGTCAGTAAACTGTCAGTGAGAGCTGGAGACTCGATCATTATCCCATGTCTCTATGACTCACAATACAGAGACCATGTGAAATACTTGTGTAAAGGATATTATTGGTCCTCCTGCTCTGAAGTAGTTAAAACAAATCAACCATATAGTTCAGGAAAGTTTTCAATCTCTGATGACAAAACCCAAAGAATTTTCACTGTGACTATTAAAGACCTGACGGATAAGGACACTGATTACTGGTGTGCTGTGGAGATCAATCGAGGGGATGATATCCGAAAATAttttcacctgtcagtcacGAGAG GTATGCCCAGTCTCTATGTGGATCATCAGGAGATGACAGGATTTAATGGAGATAGTGTAACTGTCAGTTGTAACTATAGAAACTCTGAGGCGATGAAGTGGTGCAGGCTGGGTGGGGACTGTGTGACAGGGTCATCAGGATCAACAGATGGAACAAGAGTTACCATCAATTCAAGTGTCCacaatgttttcactgtgactaTGAGTGGACTGACAACACAGAGCAGTGGCTGGTATTTGTGTGTTAAAGGAGACTTTCAGATGCCAGTGCATGTCACTGTTACTGAGACACCTACTACTA CCACACTTGCAACAACCAGATATTTTACCACCTTATCACCCTCTGCAGAACCTTTGAATCTCACTTCTGTTTCTCCAGATGAAACACTTAACAG TATTTCCATTCACCTAAGGAGTTTTATCATCCGTATGAGCGTGTTGACCTTCATTGTAATCATGGGCTTATTCACCTGGTGTATGTTCAAAAAATACA GCCTAACTGAAGCAGAATCAACCATATCAGTG GATTTCACAGCATAA
- the LOC108897247 gene encoding LOW QUALITY PROTEIN: uncharacterized protein LOC108897247 (The sequence of the model RefSeq protein was modified relative to this genomic sequence to represent the inferred CDS: deleted 1 base in 1 codon), giving the protein MAVYLRILLTLTGLTGIHSITTVSKVSVRPGDSISIPCLYGSQYRDHVKYLCKGYYWSSCSEVVKTNQPYSSGKFSISDDKTQRIFTVTIKDLTDKDTDYWCAVEINQGDDIRKYFHLSVTRDKVFPSLYVDHQEMTGFNGDSITIICNYRNSGEMKWCRLGRNCVRSSGSIDGTTVTINQVHTVTMSGLTTQSSGWYLCVKGDLQMPVHVTVTEKPTTTTSCLTTLSHITDHNFEERIQDRASVDPKSLIIPLSLLVFIVMVTLLIWFMLKKHKQSKSESSAMATAGEEVTYCNVGYMRETSGQRSHAESDMDVMYSSVVTIKQQKIKRVEAQDNDVTYSTLAQPNQKI; this is encoded by the exons ATGGCTGTTTATCTCAGAATTCTTCTCACCCTCACTGGACTCACAG gaATTCACAGCATAACCACAGTCAGTAAAGTGTCAGTGAGACCTGGTGATTCAATCTCTATCCCATGTCTCTATGGATCACAATACAGAGACCATGTGAAATACTTGTGTAAAGGATATTATTGGTCCTCCTGCTCTGAAGTAGTTAAAACAAATCAACCATATAGTTCAGGAAAGTTTTCAATCTCTGATGACAAAACCCAAAGAATTTTCACTGTGACTATTAAAGACCTGACGGATAAGGACACTGATTACTGGTGTGCTGTGGAGATCAATCAAGGGGATGATATCCGAAAATAttttcacctgtcagtcacGAGAG ATAAGGTTTTCCCCAGTCTCTATGTGGATCATCAGGAAATGACAGGATTTAATGGAGATAGTATAACCATCATTTGCAACTATAGAAATTCTGGTGAAATGAAGTGGTGCAGGCTGGGCAGGAACTGTGTGAGGTCATCAGGATCAATAGATGGAACAACAGTGACCATCAATCAGGTCCACACTGTGACCATGAGTGGACTgacaacacagagcagc ggcTGGTATTTGTGTGTTAAAGGAGATTTGCAGATGCCAGTGCATGTCACTGTTACTGAAAAACCCACTACTA CAACAAGTTGTTTAACCACCTTATCACACATTACTGATCACAACTTTGAAGAAAGAATACAGGACAG GGCATCAGTTGACCCAAAGAGCCTAATCATCCCTCTGAGTTTGCTGGTCTTCATTGTAATGGTGACCTTGTTAATTTGGTTCATGTTGAAAAAGCACA AACAAAGTAAATCAGAATCATCAGCCATGGCGACG GCTGGAGAGGAGGTAACATACTGTAATGTTGGATACATGAGAGAAACTTCAGGCCAG AGATCACATGCTGAAAGTGACATGGACGTAATGTACAGTTCTGTGGTTaccataaaacagcaaaaaataaaaagg GTTGAAGCACAAGATAATGATGTGACATATAGCACACTGGCTCAGCCAAAccaaaaaatttaa
- the LOC108897246 gene encoding CMRF35-like molecule 1, translating into MDKDTDYWCAVEINRGDDIRKYFHLSVTRGKPSLYVDHQEMTGFNGDSITISCKYTTAGEIKWCRLGRNCVTGSSGSIDGTTVSINSSVPNVFTVTMSGLTTQSSGWYLCVKGDFQMPVHVTVTEKPTTTTLAAATHLTSSFPTSEPVTLTPVMGDEASTTEQHSVSVDVRNPIISLSLLIFIAMVALFIWFMLRKHKQTKAVSPPMTEQSYPESDVDVTYSSVVIVRRQGVRRVEANDENVIYSTLA; encoded by the exons ATGGATAAGGACACTGATTACTGGTGTGCTGTGGAGATCAATCGAGGGGATGATATCCGAAAATAttttcacctgtcagtcacGAGAG GTAAGCCCAGTCTCTATGTGGATCATCAGGAAATGACAGGATTTAATGGAGATAGTATAACCATCAGTTGTAAGTATACAACCGCTGGTGAAATTAAGTGGTGCAGGCTGGGCAGGAACTGTGTGACAGGGTCATCAGGATCAATAGATGGAACAACAGTGTCCATCAATTCAAGTGTCCccaatgttttcactgtgactaTGAGTGGACTGACAACACAGAGCAGTGGCTGGTATTTGTGTGTTAAAGGAGACTTTCAGATGCCAGTGCATGTCACTGTTACTGAGAAACCCACTACTA CCACActtgcagcagcaacacatttaACCAGCTCATTTCCCACTTCTGAACCTGTGACTCTTACCCCTGTTATGGGAGATGAAGCATCTACCACAGAACAGCACAG TGTGTCAGTCGATGTGAGGAATCCTATCATTTCTCTGAGCCTGTTGATCTTCATTGCAATGGTGGCCCTCTTCATCTGGTTCATGTTGAGAAAGCACA AGCAGACTAAAGCAGTTTCGCCACCAATGACAGAG CAGTCATATCCTGAGAGTGATGTGGATGTAACATATAGTTCTGTGGTTATTGTGAGGAGACAAGGTGTACGAAGG GTTGAAGCAAATGATGAGAATGTTATATACAGCACTCTGGCTTAG
- the LOC108897245 gene encoding uncharacterized protein LOC108897245, whose product MTSLYIPHLLILTGLIGIHSDIITVSKVSVQTRGSISIPCLYGFHHRNHVKYLCRGFFFNFCKIVVQTNQPKSSSGRFSIYDDTNQTIFTVSINDLRDEDNYYSWWCAVEIENAADVKQRLYLSVTSGMSNLYVDQQELTAFEGGSVTVLCHYKYLKQTRWCRLSRDCVTDQTGSIDGTPVTINTSVPDVFSVAMSKLRKESSGWYLCSNGDLEMPVHITVNELISTTTTTVSPTTAMTLSTTQQHSSMLTSTEPCTAHPTNTTIATTGGESLQDDLKSSTKVTILITTLVLLLLVVPAAFFGWRMIKHSKSKPEGPDIAAGSQTGRDPEVLYATVTFNKHVAAQRKGNHMPEESVTYSTIVIKDRE is encoded by the exons ATGACCTCTCTGTATATTCCTCACCTATTAATACTCACTGGGCTCATAG GGATCCACAGTGACATTATTACAGTGAGTAAAGTGTCAGTCCAGACCAGAGGCTCCATCTCAATCCCATGTCTATATGGGTTTCACCACAGAAACCATGTGAAATACCTGTGtcgaggatttttttttaatttctgcaaAATAGTAGttcaaacaaaccaaccaaaaaGTAGCTCAGGAAGGTTTTCAATCTACGAtgacacaaaccaaacaatctTCACTGTATCAATTAATGATCTGAGAGATGAGGACAATTATTACTCTTGGTGGTGTGCTGTGGAGATTGAAAATGCGGCAGATGTGAAACAACGTCTTTATCTGTCAGTCACCTCAG GTATGTCAAATTTGTACGTGGACCAACAGGAACTCACAGCATTTGAAGGAGGAAGCGTGACTGTTCTCTGCCACTATAAATATCTTAAACAAACAAGGTGGTGCAGGCTGAGCAGGGACTGTGTGACAGATCAGACCGGATCAATAGATGGAACACCTGTGACCATCAATACTAGTGTCCCTGATGTTTTCAGCGTGGCTATGAGTAAACTGAGAAAAGAGAGCAGTGGCTGGTATTTGTGCTCCAATGGAGACTTAGAGATGCCAGTGCATATAACTGTTAATGAATTAATCtcaactactacaactacagTGAGCCCCACTACAGCAA TGACACTCTCAACCACTCAGCAGCATTCCTCCATGCTCACGAGCACTGAGCCATGCACAGCTCATCCCACAAATACCACCATAGCTACAACAGGTGGAGAGAGTCTACAAGATGACCTCAAGAG TTCCACCAAGGTGACGATTCTCATCACTACCCTGGTCCTACTCTTGTTGGTTGTTCCTGCTGCCTTTTTTGGATGGAGGATGATAAAACATA GTAAGTCCAAACCTGAGGGACCTGACATTGCTGCG GGCTCACAAACTGGAAGAGATCCTGAAGTGCTTTATGCTACTGTTACTTTTAATAAACATGTAGCAGCCCAGAGAAAG GGCAACCATATGCCTGAGGAGAGTGTGACATACAGTACCATTGTTATAAAAGATAGAGAGTAA
- the polh gene encoding DNA polymerase eta, protein MEYGKERVVALVDMDCFYVQVEQRLNPALRNTPCVVAQYKTWKGGSIIAVSYEARAYGVTRNMWVDDAKQLCSDLQVARVRESHGKADLTHYREASVEVIEVMSRFAVIERASIDEAYMDLTAAVQQRLKDMTDKQVEPHLLRTTYIQGYPQSAEDAILDKEEQRSRGLQQWLASLPVPLSGGQSSADLQLAVGALIVEEMRAAVEKHTGFRCSAGISHNKVLAKLACGLNKPNRQTVVPLDSVTELFSSLPISKIRNLGGKLGASITETLGIENMGDLTRFSQAQLTQHFGEKTGQWLYDLCRGIEFEAVKPRQLPKSIGCSKNFPGKTSLATKEQVQYWLNQLALELEERLTKDREVNGRVAKLLTVGVRQLGDKKQSSFSRCCALVRYEATKISIDSFAIIRSLNTAGNHQVTWTPPLTMLHLSASKFSDAPSAGGIAGFLSSDVSSTQSLSSATQSSRRPRSELKNNSTCKQPGSIQSLFQKAAEKQRQKVTKEDDEEDEDEDEDTCSSIFPKTSAGGQLETDTNCLVSSFILSSDSKNSSSGNRGISSFFHKKSLERTLQAPASTVSEPDKPGAVNKKENSEDNGAVVSGLEEEPCSEFTSHQTPCEEIKDELDIDPGENHHPPSVAKEDLLNCERCGQEVSVWEMPEHNDYHFALDLQNSLSSSASSAAVSTSSSTAFPSSFSASPLRAGAAGTAQSTRGKTKTRGQSGPQPKRPRSQGGSMGTLDSFFKRN, encoded by the exons ATGGAGTatggaaaagaaagagtggTGGCGTTAGTCGACATGGACTGTTTTTACGTGCAGGTGGAGCAGAGGTTGAATCCAGCTCTGAGGAACACCCCCTGTGTGGTGGCACAGTACAAGACGTGGAAAGGAGGCAG TATCATAGCTGTGAGCTACGAGGCCAGGGCCTATGGTGTCACCAGGAACATGTGGGTGGATGATGCAAAGCAACTGTGCTCAGATCTCCAGGTGGCACGAGTGCGCGAATCTCATGGCAAGGCAGACCTAACACA TTACAGGGAGGCGAGTGTGGAGGTGATCGAGGTGATGTCTCGCTTTGCTGTGATTGAAAGAGCCAGCATTGACGAGGCCTACATGGATCTGACTGCTGCAGTCCAGCAGCGGTTGAAAGACATGACTGACAAACAAGTAGAGCCTCACCTGCTGAGAACGACCTACATCCAGGGGTACCCACAAAGTGCAGAGGACGCTATCTTAGATAAAG AGGAGCAGAGGTCCAGAGGTCTCCAGCAGTGGCTGGCATCCTTACCTGTCCCTCTGTCAGGGGGGCAGAGCTCTGCAGATCTGCAGCTAGCCGTGGGGGCTCTCATTGTTGAGGAGATGAGAGCAGCTGTGGAGAAACACACAGGTTTCCGTTGTTCAGCAGGGATATCACACAATAAG GTGCTGGCCAAACTAGCCTGTGGTCTGAACAAACCTAACCGACAAACTGTTGTGCCTTTGGACTCTGTAACAGAACTTTTCAGCTCTTTACCCATCAGCAAAAT CCGTAACCTGGGGGGTAAGCTGGGAGCCTCCATCACAGAAACTCTGGGAATAGAGAACATGGGAGATTTAACTCGCTTCTCTCAGGCACAGCTGACACAGcactttggagaaaaaacagg CCAGTGGCTGTATGACCTGTGTCGGGGGATCGAGTTTGAAGCAGTGAAACCCAGACAGCTTCCCAAGTCCATCGGCTGCAGTAAAAACTTTCCTGGGAAGACATCACTTGCTACTAAAGAACAG GTACAGTACTGGCTTAATCAACTGGCTCTTGAGCTGGAGGAGAGGCTGACCAAGGACAGAGAAGTG AACGGTCGAGTAGCCAAGTTGTTGACAGTTGGTGTGCGTCAGCTTGGGGATAAAAAGCAGAGCAGCTTCTCTCGCTGTTGTGCTTTAGTGCGCTATGAAGCAACCAAAATATCCATAGACAGCTTTGCCATTATCAGGAGCCTCAACACAGCAGGAAACCACCAGGTTACATG GACTCCACCCCTCACCATGCTACACCTCTCAGCTAGCAAATTCAGTGATGCCCCATCAGCAGGGGGCATTGCTGGTTTCCTCTCCAGCGATGTGTCTTCAACCCAGAGCCTTTCCTCTGCCACTCAGTCCTCCAGAAGGCCACGCTCTGAGCTGAAAAATAACTCAACATGCAAACAACCTGGCAGTATTCAATCCCTCTTTCAAAaggcagctgaaaaacaaagacagaaggtAACAAAAGAAGACGacgaggaggatgaggatgaagatgaagataCGTGTTCCTCCATCTTTCCCAAAACATCTGCTGGTGGTCAGTTAGAGACAGATACCAATTGCCTGGTTTCTTCCTTCATACTTTCCTCTGACTCTAAAAATAGTTCATCTGGCAATCGTGGaatttcctctttcttccatAAGAAGAGTCTTGAAAGAACTCTACAGGCCCCAGCATCAACAGTGAGCGAGCCAGACAAACCTGGAGCTgtcaataaaaaagaaaattcagaaGACAATGGTGCTGTTGTGTCAGGCCTGGAGGAAGAACCTTGTTCAGAGTTTACATCTCACCAGACACCATGTGAAGAGATAAAGGATGAACTGGACATTGACCCAGGGGAAAATCACCATCCACCCAGTGTGGCCAAAGAAGACCTCTTAAACTGTGAGCGCTGCGGCCAGGAGGTGTCAGTCTGGGAAATGCCTGAGCACAACGACTATCACTTTGCCCTGGACCTCCAGAATTCACTCTCTTCATCTGCAAGTTCAGCAGCTGTATCTACCTCTTCCTCCACTGCTTtcccctcttctttttctgcatCTCCTCTCAGAGCGGGAGCTGCAGGCACAGCCCAGTCCACCCGGGGCAAGACAAAAACCAGAGGCCAGTCGGGACCCCAACCGAAAAGACCCCGCTCTCAAGGTGGAAGTATGGGCACACTGGATTCTTTCTTCAAGAGGAACTGA